From the genome of Henningerozyma blattae CBS 6284 chromosome 8, complete genome:
AATGTAGAGATTTAAACAAAACTGGATAATATTAGCAATAGAAAAGGAATTCAGTTACTCACGGAATTGTGCAATAGTGTACTTATTCCCTAACGTATCAATTGGTATAACCACAACCTTTagctttatttattaaactcTTGATGGCTCTTATTACCATTATAGTTAcaatgttattttttttaccaacTATTTCATAGATACTagttgaaattttcaagaCAATTACCCGcacataataaaaatgcaCGGATTCTCTCTCTATAACAGGAAAGATAAACGCCATTATAATGAAGACTATGAAAATGTAAATGAGAAGAATTATAGATGAAATGCTTTAAAGACAAAGGTTTATAAAGATTTTTATGAAGCATAATTGGAATTGTGTTGGTAAAATGTATTATACAGTCAATGGTTCgttgattattattctgACATGGATTTACCCAAGTTTTTCAAAGAGGATTTCGCATCATCAGTACTGCTATTCTTGGTCACTTGAGTATCGTTATCATATACATCCTTGGACATTGATTTAacttctttcttttcttcagCTTGAATCTTTTTGATTTCAGAGATAAACCAAGTTAAGATGCCATACAATATAGCagcaatgaaaaataaaaagatgTAATGAATATTACCGCGTGTGACAAATACCATAGAGGCCAAGACCGCTAATAATGAACAGAATGTGATGTGAATGGCAATGACAACCGCATCGTTAGCACCTGGTTCTGTtatacttttaataatcaaaCTTTGAATGCTCATATCGTTTGTTTGATCCTGTGGATGTTCTTGTATGCTGTTTTTTTCCTCTACTATATCAGAAGATTCTTTAATAGTTGTTGGTTTATCACTAGTTAACGACATCGtattaattattagaaacgttgatatttatacaataataattgtcACAATATTCACAATATACcctttgaaaaaatgttTACTTAAACAAATATCCAACTAAACCTTAAATGTCCAATTGCTCGATGTTTATTTGAGTCTTTTTCTAACGAGTCTTTTAAGAAACACCCGTATGAATTGCAATACTGAAAAGGCTCAACTAACAAGATTATTAATGCTAAAAAGAATGTGTCATTACTATTTTGGTGTTTGTACTTATTTCTCtgtaaagaaattttttccaGTAATAGCTCATCAATTccattattgaaaatttcaaagaattcctgaaaaaaagtaatagGGATGCAAGCGCGGGTAACTAGGATATGAAATGGTAAATGTATTTTACTTAAATAATCTTACAAGTTCCTAGACAAAGTAAATCTTTATGGTCCTATTAGAATTAAGAAAGCTGGGGTAAATTTACTCTGCTTTTCTGGATATTCTTGAGATTGTAACTCACAAGGAATTCTTATCTCTTTTAGGATATTTCTAAATGAGTTCTAGgtaaaaataatctttATGTTTTGAAATGGTGAAACTTATACTGcatttaaaattgtatAAGGGGCTGTTATTACTACTGAATTGATAGTTGAATCAATTCCTCATGTTACCGAGAGCACAAAGGTCCTTATTGGACGTATAAATagttttgataatatttttgatgaattataaCAAGTACGAAGACCTATGAGGtagaatattttcataaaGGCAAGAGTACATCCTGTGAGGGATACTTATATACCTATTAAAGATGTCAATTAGCAAGATTAATTACCGCATTTTATTACGTTTTGTTCTCTTGTAGTAACTACTCAAACAATGATCATTCACATTTTTTACCTCTAGACACTGAATGCAGCTTCAGTAATTACTTCAACTTTTAATTACAAACTCTGAATTTCATCGAGGTTTTTAGATATAACAGTCCCTTTCACTCTCTTTGGTTATCTTTGGTTCCCTTTTTTTCCCACATTCTTCTTGACTCTAGACTTTCTATTTGACTTCTTCCTCGGGATTTTTTTATGCATTAGATGTCCGTAAATTAAGGTAATAAAGAGCCAAAAATGCTTTCAATATAACCTTTCCAAGATATACGTCAATCTAAATTAGCTGATTTATTCAGTAAATCTGATGAACAAATTAAGCATCAGCTAACTTAATTCATCGCTAGTTAGTTTTAATTCCATCATTGGGTTTGTTTACATTCTCTTATAATTGGTCTCTTGACTTCTTTCCACAtgtttaattattttcaaatattaaaatattttaggAACATTTTCATTCTAATTTTGTAATACACTTTTCTATAAAAACACAATCAATCTCATTCTTGgcttgatttttttttttgcttctTTGTCATTTAATATTCACGACTGTAGAAGTATTTTTATCCCCTGTCAAGCACAATCAACTTCAAAATGTCTCAACAAATGATTGCTATCATTTCCGTTTATGATAAATCCAATTTAGAAACTTTGGTCAAAGGTTTCTCTGAAAACAATATCCGTATCATTGCATCTGGTGGTActtctaaattaattagATCCTTAGGCTATAAAGTTGAAGATGTTTCATCCATTACAAAAGCTCCGGAAATGTTGGGTGGTAGAGTCAAGACTTTACATCCAGCAGTTCATGGTGGTATTCTTGCAAGAGATATTGACAGTGATGAAACTGATTTGAAAAgtcaaaatattgaaaaaattgattttgttgTTTGTAATTTATATCCATTTAAAGAAACAATTGCTAAAGAAAATGTAACTATTGCAGATGCtgttgaagaaattgatattGGTGGTGTTACTCTTCTAAGAGCTGCCGCCAAGAATCATGAAAGAGTTACTATTTTATCTGATCCAAAtgattatgaaaaatttttagttgagttaaatgataaaaccATTGGTGATATGCCTGGTGAGATTTCCAAATCTTTAAAGAACCAATTTGCCCTAAAGGCCTTTGAACAAACTGCTAATTATGACTCAATGATTTCAGACTATTTCAGAAAGCAATACTCTAGTAATAAGAGTCAAATCACTTTAAGATATGGTGCTAATCCACATCAAAAGCCAGCTCAAGCATTCATTGCATCAAGAGAAGAATTACCATTTAAAGTTTTGGGTGGTTCTCCAGGTTATATCAATTTATTGGATGCATTAAACTCGTGGCCATTAGTAAAAGAAATTAGTGCTTCATTGAATTTACCAGCTGCTGCCTCTTTCAAGCATGTTTCCCCTGCAGGTGTTGCTGTTGGTTTACCATTAAATGATGTGGAAAAGCAAATATATTATGTCAATGGTATTGAAGGATTGACTCCTTTAGCATGCGCTTATGCTAGAGCTCGTGGTGCTGATAGAATGTCATCATTTGGTGACTGGATTGCCCTATCAAATATTGTAGATGTCCCAACTGCCCAATTGATTTCTAAAGAAGTATCTGATGGTATTATTGCTCCAGGTTTCGAACCTGAAGCCTTAGAAATCTtacaaaagaagaaaaatggTAAATATTGTGTTTTACAAATTGATCCAAATTATGAGCCAGAACAAATTGAAACAAGACAAGTATATGGTGTCAGTTTACAACAAAAGAGAAATGATGCTATTATCAACAAAAATACTTTCAGAGAAATTATTTCCAAGAATAAAAGTCTCAATGAACAAGctattattgatttaacAGTGGCGACTCTTTCATTGAAATATACTCAATCTAATTCCGTTTGTTATGCCAAGAATGGTATGGTTATTGGATTAGGTGCTGGACAGCAATCCCGTGTTCACTGTACAAGATTGGCTGGTGATAAAGCTGATAACTGGTGGTTCAGACAACATCCAAAAGTATTGGGTATGAAATGGGCTAAAGGAACTAAAAGACCAGAAAAGGCCAATGCTATTGATTTGTTTGTCACCAACCAGGTACCAACTGAACAACCAGAAAAGTCTGACTATGAATCCAAATTTGAAACTTTACCAGAACCACTAACTGAAGttgaaagaaaagaatGGATGTCTCAATTAACTGATGTTGTATTATCATCGGATGCCTTCTTCCCCTTCCCAGACAACGTCTACAGAGCCGTGAGATCCGGTGTCAAATACATTGCTGCTCCTACTGGGTCAGTTATGGACAAAGAAGTTCTAAAGGCTGCCGATTCCTTCGATGTTGTATACATCGAAAACCCAATTCGTTTGTTCCATCATTGAACACTGAGCTCTATGCTCCTATATAATGTCTAATGTAAATCCTATATAAATATGTCAACCCCAattcattttaaaaaaagaagaaaatgattATCATACATATACTAGAGACTTATTCTTgtatcaataaataaagtatcGTTTCATATACTTTCTAATAAATGTTTATACAGGCTAatacatatttatatatatttatatatatatatatacagtTTATATGCTCCATCCTTGCACCACCCTATGTCCGGTCCGgaattccaaaaaaaatgtccACGCGCAATAAGGGTTGaagattcaaaatttaaaggaTCGATGATAACTGACTAGTATAAATAATCTTAAGTTATTGTAGCTATTGATTAACGAGTTAAtcgaaaatatatatatctggTATTTGTATGCTAGAGAACGACAAGAATTCTCCTACTAGCTATCTAACATAACAAATTGTAGCAAAATGACCGCAGCTGCCCTATCCTCCATGAGATTAGGTCTTCAAAAGACTGTTTCTTCATCCATCATGTCTAAGAGtatgatgatgaatatgACCAAGACTATGAGTCTTCGTCTTATGAATAGACAATACTCTTCTACTTCATTGCTTTCTTCGCCAGCTAGATCTAACGACAAGTGGTTAAACCAAAAGAGATTTACTAGCACTTCTGTCAAGcaagaagatgaattattagtgGCACAAAGAGGTAAGAGACCTAACTCCCCACATCTAACTATCTACCAACCACAATTAACTTGGTACTTATCCTCTGTTAACCGTATTTCCTGTTGTATCTTAGGGTTTTCCTTCTACTTCTTAACCATGATTATTGGGTTTGGTGCATTATTGGGATATGATGTTAATTCTAAGAAGATCAAGGAATTCTATGACAAacatttcaataatatctttgTGAAAGGTGCCTTTGCTTATTTGTTTGCCTTCCAATTGTTCGGTACTTTAAGACATTTGACTTGGGATATGGGCTACCAATTGACTTTGAAAGGTGTATATAGAACTGGTTATTCTGTCATCGCCTGTGGTACATTATTGGGTACCTATCTATGGTTATTCTAATCGCAACTAAAATGCATCGGATCAATGTCTGTATATACGAAGCATACCCTCCTTCACGTCATCTCTGGAGTGTTTTTCAATAGAGCAATGATACTGGAtgatctttttttatttttatttattcatgTACCTCctctatttatttatctatCTATACTTTTGATGacttatttatttatttatttatttatttatttatctatttatttattctaatatatattcCCTTTCTCCTTTAACATTTGGCTATTTCTCTTAGTTCGATTGATCTTATCTGGTAAAAAGATCATGctcaaatataaagaaattatcgTGTTACCTCAGCATAGATATAAAAGCCTCATaaataacaacaataataagaatttaaattactataaatataattctgTTTAAACTcaaattattgttattatagCTTTCCACGTGATCagcaatttttaaattttcattttccattttattttccaataCAGAAATGAGATGCGAAAAATTAAGACCAAGATGGATTGAAAAACTAATATCATCAAACATGAATACTTAACTATTGAAGGTTAGAtttaggaaaaaaaaatgttatgGAAGTTCAGAAATACACAGTATAGAGTTTATAGATCCATCCTGATTGTATTTCAGcttattttaattcaatccAATTAAGAACATTAACCATTAGCTTCCATTTACATTTTGGCGGAACTAtatcacttttttttatttgatattttttttagaattctCTTTGTTTGAGCCTATATTAAAAGCAAGAAAACACACAAGTTAAAACAGTTTATTACATTCACGATAGACACTCCACTACACGATATACCACCtcattttttcattctcCAATTTCacaccttttttttttgac
Proteins encoded in this window:
- the PKR1 gene encoding Pkr1p (similar to Saccharomyces cerevisiae PKR1 (YMR123W); ancestral locus Anc_2.415), which produces MSIQSLIIKSITEPGANDAVVIAIHITFCSLLAVLASMVFVTRGNIHYIFLFFIAAILYGILTWFISEIKKIQAEEKKEVKSMSKDVYDNDTQVTKNSSTDDAKSSLKNLGKSMSE
- the TBLA0H00350 gene encoding uncharacterized protein (similar to Saccharomyces cerevisiae ADE16 (YLR028C) and ADE17 (YMR120C); ancestral locus Anc_2.418), which gives rise to MSQQMIAIISVYDKSNLETLVKGFSENNIRIIASGGTSKLIRSLGYKVEDVSSITKAPEMLGGRVKTLHPAVHGGILARDIDSDETDLKSQNIEKIDFVVCNLYPFKETIAKENVTIADAVEEIDIGGVTLLRAAAKNHERVTILSDPNDYEKFLVELNDKTIGDMPGEISKSLKNQFALKAFEQTANYDSMISDYFRKQYSSNKSQITLRYGANPHQKPAQAFIASREELPFKVLGGSPGYINLLDALNSWPLVKEISASLNLPAAASFKHVSPAGVAVGLPLNDVEKQIYYVNGIEGLTPLACAYARARGADRMSSFGDWIALSNIVDVPTAQLISKEVSDGIIAPGFEPEALEILQKKKNGKYCVLQIDPNYEPEQIETRQVYGVSLQQKRNDAIINKNTFREIISKNKSLNEQAIIDLTVATLSLKYTQSNSVCYAKNGMVIGLGAGQQSRVHCTRLAGDKADNWWFRQHPKVLGMKWAKGTKRPEKANAIDLFVTNQVPTEQPEKSDYESKFETLPEPLTEVERKEWMSQLTDVVLSSDAFFPFPDNVYRAVRSGVKYIAAPTGSVMDKEVLKAADSFDVVYIENPIRLFHH
- the TBLA0H00360 gene encoding succinate:quinone oxidoreductase subunit C (similar to Saccharomyces cerevisiae SDH3 (YKL141W) and YMR118C; ancestral locus Anc_2.423), whose protein sequence is MMMNMTKTMSLRLMNRQYSSTSLLSSPARSNDKWLNQKRFTSTSVKQEDELLVAQRGKRPNSPHLTIYQPQLTWYLSSVNRISCCILGFSFYFLTMIIGFGALLGYDVNSKKIKEFYDKHFNNIFVKGAFAYLFAFQLFGTLRHLTWDMGYQLTLKGVYRTGYSVIACGTLLGTYLWLF